A window of the Hordeum vulgare subsp. vulgare chromosome 5H, MorexV3_pseudomolecules_assembly, whole genome shotgun sequence genome harbors these coding sequences:
- the LOC123452749 gene encoding GTP 3',8-cyclase, mitochondrial isoform X1 encodes MQPAASHATSTLRRRLLSASRRPPCLPPPTSRGAVTGERDPWSSPATPSSRSPTVVPPPPAAPAPRPLSAPVAGRWPHHQLRRLNMPDHQVDPMRVGLRSLTSTSAPTRATYAHRRSNAYSTCCATKPEALPVETPTSDMLVDSFGRFHNYLRISLTERCNLRCQYCMPAEGVELTPKAELLSHHEIIRIANLFVTSGVDKIRLTGGEPTVRKDLEDICLHLSGLKGLKTIAMTTNGIVLSKKLPRLKECGLNALNISLDTLIPAKFEFMTRRKGHSKVMESIDTAIQLGYDPVKINCVVMRGMNDDEICDFVELTRHKPINVRFIEFMPFDGNVWNVKKLVPYAEILDKVRQRFKGVERLQDHPSDTAKNFKIDGHVGTISFITSMTEHFCAGCNRLRLLADGNFKVCLFGPSEVSLREPIHSGIDDAGLKEIISAAVKRKKAKHAGMFDIAKTANRPMIHIGG; translated from the exons ATGCAGCCCGCCGCCTCCCATGCGACCTCCactctccgccgccgcctcctctccgCCTCCCGGCGGCCTCCCTGCCTCCCCCCTCCGACCTCCCGCGGAGCCGTGACGGGGGAGAGGGACCCATGGAGCTCGCCGGCGACGCCCTCGAGCCGCTCCCCCACCGTCGTCCCGCCGCCGCCGGCTGCTCCCGCCCCCCGCCCCCTCTCCGCTCCCGTCGCCGGGAGATGGCCGCACCACCAGCTCCGTCGCCTCAACATGCCCGACCACCAG GTTGATCCTATGAGGGTAGGGCTCCGAAGTCTGACCAGCACTTCCGCTCCAACCAGAGCCACCTACGCCCATAGGCGCTCAAATGCATACTCCACCTGTTGCGCCACAAAGCCAGAAGCGCTACCGGTGGAGACGCCGACATCGGATATGCTTGTAGATTCGTTCGGGAGGTTCCACAACTACTTGAGGATCTCCTTGACCGAGCGCTGTAACCTGAGATGTCAGTACTGCATGCCTGCCGAAGGAGTCGAGCTCACACCGAAGGCAGAGCTTCTGTCGCACCACGAGATAATCCGAATTGCCAATCTTTTTGTTACTTCTGGTGTGGACAAGATCAGGTTGACTGGCGGGGAACCGACAGTTAGGAAAGACCTCGAAGATATCTGCTTGCATCTTTCAGGCCTAAAGGGGCTGAAAACTATCGCGATGACCACAAACGGGATCGTTCTTTCCAAGAAGCTCCCGAGACTGAAAGAATGTGGTCTTAACGCTTTAAATATTAGCTTGGACACATTGATCCCTGCAAAGTTCGAATTCATGACGAGGCGGAAAGGGCACTCCAAGGTCATGGAATCAATAGACACTGCCATACAACTTGGATATGACCCCGTCAAG ATAAACTGTGTTGTCATGCGTGGAATGAATGATGATGAAATCTGCGATTTTGTTGAATTGACTAGACACAAGCCTATTAATGTTCGATTTATTGAGTTCATGCCATTTGATGGTAATGTTTGGAATGTCAAGAAGCTGGTCCCTTATGCAGAGATACTGGATAAAGTG CGTCAACGGTTTAAAGGTGTAGAGAGGCTTCAAGATCACCCTTCAGACACCGCAAAGAATTTCAAGATTGACgggcatgttggaacaatttcgtTTATTACATCAATGACAGAGCATTTTTGTGCTGGTTGCAATAGATTGCGATTATTGGCTGATGGCAACTTCAAAGTGTGCTTATTTGGCCCCTCGGAG GTGAGCTTGAGAGAGCCTATTCATTCTGGTATTGATGATGCTGGACTGAAGGAAATAATTAGTGCTGCG GTTAAAAGGAAAAAAGCTAAACATGCTGGGATGTTTGATATTGCCAAGACAGCAAATAGACCTATGATACATATCGGTGGCTGA
- the LOC123452749 gene encoding GTP 3',8-cyclase, mitochondrial isoform X2 — MQPAASHATSTLRRRLLSASRRPPCLPPPTSRGAVTGERDPWSSPATPSSRSPTVVPPPPAAPAPRPLSAPVAGRWPHHQLRRLNMPDHQVDPMRVGLRSLTSTSAPTRATYAHRRSNAYSTCCATKPEALPVETPTSDMLVDSFGRFHNYLRISLTERCNLRCQYCMPAEGVELTPKAELLSHHEIIRIANLFVTSGVDKIRLTGGEPTVRKDLEDICLHLSGLKGLKTIAMTTNGIVLSKKLPRLKECGLNALNISLDTLIPAKFEFMTRRKGHSKVMESIDTAIQLGYDPVKINCVVMRGMNDDEICDFVELTRHKPINVRFIEFMPFDGNVWNVKKLVPYAEILDKVRQRFKGVERLQDHPSDTAKNFKIDGHVGTISFITSMTEHFCAGCNRLRLLADGNFKVCLFGPSEVSLREPIHSGIDDAGLKEIISAAALPRRVLLVL; from the exons ATGCAGCCCGCCGCCTCCCATGCGACCTCCactctccgccgccgcctcctctccgCCTCCCGGCGGCCTCCCTGCCTCCCCCCTCCGACCTCCCGCGGAGCCGTGACGGGGGAGAGGGACCCATGGAGCTCGCCGGCGACGCCCTCGAGCCGCTCCCCCACCGTCGTCCCGCCGCCGCCGGCTGCTCCCGCCCCCCGCCCCCTCTCCGCTCCCGTCGCCGGGAGATGGCCGCACCACCAGCTCCGTCGCCTCAACATGCCCGACCACCAG GTTGATCCTATGAGGGTAGGGCTCCGAAGTCTGACCAGCACTTCCGCTCCAACCAGAGCCACCTACGCCCATAGGCGCTCAAATGCATACTCCACCTGTTGCGCCACAAAGCCAGAAGCGCTACCGGTGGAGACGCCGACATCGGATATGCTTGTAGATTCGTTCGGGAGGTTCCACAACTACTTGAGGATCTCCTTGACCGAGCGCTGTAACCTGAGATGTCAGTACTGCATGCCTGCCGAAGGAGTCGAGCTCACACCGAAGGCAGAGCTTCTGTCGCACCACGAGATAATCCGAATTGCCAATCTTTTTGTTACTTCTGGTGTGGACAAGATCAGGTTGACTGGCGGGGAACCGACAGTTAGGAAAGACCTCGAAGATATCTGCTTGCATCTTTCAGGCCTAAAGGGGCTGAAAACTATCGCGATGACCACAAACGGGATCGTTCTTTCCAAGAAGCTCCCGAGACTGAAAGAATGTGGTCTTAACGCTTTAAATATTAGCTTGGACACATTGATCCCTGCAAAGTTCGAATTCATGACGAGGCGGAAAGGGCACTCCAAGGTCATGGAATCAATAGACACTGCCATACAACTTGGATATGACCCCGTCAAG ATAAACTGTGTTGTCATGCGTGGAATGAATGATGATGAAATCTGCGATTTTGTTGAATTGACTAGACACAAGCCTATTAATGTTCGATTTATTGAGTTCATGCCATTTGATGGTAATGTTTGGAATGTCAAGAAGCTGGTCCCTTATGCAGAGATACTGGATAAAGTG CGTCAACGGTTTAAAGGTGTAGAGAGGCTTCAAGATCACCCTTCAGACACCGCAAAGAATTTCAAGATTGACgggcatgttggaacaatttcgtTTATTACATCAATGACAGAGCATTTTTGTGCTGGTTGCAATAGATTGCGATTATTGGCTGATGGCAACTTCAAAGTGTGCTTATTTGGCCCCTCGGAG GTGAGCTTGAGAGAGCCTATTCATTCTGGTATTGATGATGCTGGACTGAAGGAAATAATTAGTGCTGCG gctcttcctcgacgggtactgctggttctgtga